The genomic region ccagggcattgaaaatgggtcgtggatgggtattccagcttgacaatgacccaaaacacacggccaaggcaacaaaggagtggctcaagaagaagcacattaaggtcctggagtggcctcttgtgttatttcatagttttaatgtcttcactattattctacaatgtagaaaatggtaacaaaaataaagaaaaaccctggaatgagtaggtgtgcccaaacctttgactggtactgtatatataaataaatggtGGTTATGTAATCTTATCTCTTGTATTTTCTCCTTACAGAATTGAACTTGGATCATTCTCTCAACGTAGTGGTGAATGCTGACGAACCATCCCAGGTTCTTACCTGCaccctctctccattctctcacAGTGAAATGGCCAACCTCTGCAAGGACATCAAGATAAACCAAGTAGAAAAGGACAGCAAACAGGTTGACAAGAAAAAAAAGGTGGTCAGAAAGGGGAACAAAAAGAGGGTCATCAAAAAAAGGGTGATCAAAAGGAGAGTGATCAAAAAGAGGGTGATCAAACAGGTTGACAAGAAAAAAGGATCCCCTGCACCCCAAAACAGGACTCATACATGTGAGTGTGGGAAGGTTTTCAAAAAACCATCACTGCTGACGCTACATATGGGAGTTCACACGATGCCATATCATTGTGGCCAGTGTCCCAAACGATATGCTACTCCTGGGGCACTGAAAAAACACCAGCTACTTCACACAGAAGAAAGGCCATTCGCATGTGAACACTGTGACCGGAGGTACAGGAGTGCTTATGATCTCAAAGTGCACATACGCAGTCACTCTGGGGAGCGCCGTCACATGTGTATTATCTGTGGTAAGAGGTTTACCCAGCAGTGTACACTAGTGAGACACATGCGAATGCATGCTGGGGAGAAGAATTATTTATGTAGCATATGTGGTAAGGTATTCCTTAGCTCAGGAGAAGTGCGGCTCCATacacgaacacacacaggagaaaacccCCACACCTGTAAACATTGTGGAAAGGGTTTCAAAGCATCTTGCCATCTTACGGTTCATCTGCGCTCTCACACAGGCGAGCGTCCTTACACCTGCACCCAATGCCCAAAATCTTTCACTACCTCAGACTCCCTGAGAACGCACATGTATACTCACACTGGGGAGAAACCTCACCAGTGCTCAGAGTGTGGGAAAACATTTACTCAAAGGGGTAATATGGTAAATCATATGAGAAGAGTTCATAGACTGTTTAAGATTCTCTAAAAGCACTCCAACAGAAAGACAGACAAAGTCTCATAAAAAATGTTGAGATCGAAATAAACTTTGTAGGAGTTCATTCGAATCTAAATACTAGAAGTATTGAGACAAGAAATTGCATGTATAATCCTGTTTTAAATACATTACTTTACAGGTCCTCTTTTGTATATCAGATTATCATACCAAAACATGTTTATCAATAAACTTCTTCAGGTTTGTCACGTCTACACCTGATATTCGAAACTGCAAATAACAGTAATGATTTTAGAAGCGGAATTATGGTTGACATTGACCCAATGACATTGACCAGTAAACGCTGcacatgtcggctcaatcggaaataacCTTTAAATTTGAACACAGATCTTCtgtgatacggattgaatccagccatAGTCTATACATTTCTCTCCCAGATCTGCAAAACCAGTGGTGCAGAGAGTTTGAGGTCCAGGGTTCAAATCCATATTTTCTTGTGTTGAGTTATTGAAACATACAATATGACTCAACAAATCTGCCAATCCTTAAGTGGCGCATTAGGATTGTTCAAGACACAGAATCATGTGTGGACAGACAAGATCGTAGCTTCTAATACTGTCAGTTCCTCATTTATTTACATTAGGTAATATCATTAATTGAGTGAGTCAGCTATGCCATAATATTAGTGTTGCAGGACAACAAAATAAGTTATTGCAGTCCATAAATTCAAATATTGTCTTTTCATATTTTGAGTTGAAATCAGCTACAACAGAAACAAACACAAGAAAGTTGGCGGAGTTTCCTTCCAATCATTTACTCTTTGGGCTGGTTTCCCGGACATATCAtcagcctagtcctagactaaaaagtaTGTTCACGGGAGATTCTCCATTTAACGTGCTTCTCAATCCAAAACTAGGTTTAAGGCTGGATTTAATCCGTATCGTTGAAGAACTCcgccacagagtttctaaatccagaggcgcaacatcgagagacttccgggaacgcttgcgaagcagaccaggccggggtttgagaagtcaatgagagaagtgaaaaattcttccttagttgttaattttctcaatctaaaggcacaacctagattcatgCCAAtatcttaagtagttgaacatgttattactcaaaccttgtgaaagtgacacgttttcatttgtcTAAAATAACTTtcatatcgaaggagtgcctttgatttgacgacctgcacatgcgcagttcggcacaagacgaccgttagacccgatgacgtgtttctgcgcatgagcctAGCTAGCCAATGTCGCCATgtcatcgcctacaagtgtgatcagggatttctattggagaagcagtttatgcctatcttcatactgtactgtctttggctGCACGAGAGAagtgtaaaggcaatgttcctgcatTCGTGGAGaccgcattcacggtaaacgttGCATATGTAGCTCAATCAGAAATAACAAACATTTCAATCGCTCTAGAACGCTGAACTTCAGCGCTacagattgaatccagcccttaaTCTGTGCCTGGAAAACCGGCAGTTGATTTCAGACATCATGTTTACAAAGACTGGCTCTTAAAATACTTATAAGAACACCATACTCAGTTGGTGCAACATTTAAGAACAGTCCTAATAGAAATGTAATGCATAGAGTGGATTAGATTAATTTTTACCCCAAGAGATTTCAGTGCAGAgtcattccatgtcatttcagcaatcCATGACAGCCACCATCTCAGATTTATCAGAAATTGTTTGTTAGAAAGAGGTAAGAttggcattcctgaaacattattttgttgaaatgtaaTTTTATCTCTccgaaattaagctaattgattgcacacaCATTAGCCgtttttaatttataggattcagataATTCAATACACAAAGTacccaacatccgatttggaccaagaATATTCCTTatgtcttactcattggtagGAAGAAGTTTGGTCCAGATTTTGGGTACTATGATATTATTGAATATtatctgaatcctataaattaaattGGCCAATTTGGGCACAATCAATTTCCTTAATTTCTCAGATCAAATtctatttcaacaaaataatgtttcaggaatacTAATTGTATCTGTtactaactacagaaacgatttcagaaaaatctgagatggtgggtgtcaaccCTCTTTCTTGTCCATTTTGAGGTGGAATTACCCTGCATCTTTGGGCCTGTATTGGTAGGTTGTGTCTAATAACCACCAAAAGATGGGGCACTTTTTAGGGTTTAAAACCCCTATTTGTTTACAGTTTGCATTGTGGTGACCTCTGACCTATTATGACATCATATTTGAGTGAATGCACTGGTCTGGGACCAAGACATGTCAACGTAGAAgacagatatagccatgcagtcAGTAACATACACTGTGATAACTATGGAATACACGTTATACTTCCATACGTATCTATAACTCCACTATCATCGTAAGCCTCTGGTAATTTAAACAATAAAAAACGTAAATGAAACCAAGCCATTAGTGCATGCACCAAGCTGTCCATAGACTAGCAGGATAAAACAAAAGTTAATTCATATTAGGTACAACTATTGTCTCTGTCAGCATTATGCATTATTTTAAATATAGTACAAAATATTCCATAATACTATATAGTGATTATTTACAATTCAGTAAGGCATGCTAATAGTGTACGTCGTTAACAGCCACTGTTCTTGTGTTAGTGGGTTACAGTTTGGTTACAGTTCGGCGACACAGCTCAACCCTCCTTCATGATCCAAACTAGGACATCAGTAATACTGAATGGAACAAGCTTTAGGTCAGTCTGTTGACCTTGATGTATGTCCACAGGCTATTGTTGGTAGGTTCCTTGGTATCTACTAGTCCACAACCAAACAAAAACCACATCTCACACAGTCCTCTCTCCACGAGGCTGAGGAGCCACACAGACACAGAGTGGAGTTCGATCTATTGACAGATACATTCACAGTCCAATAACAATTCTCTCCATTACAAATGCATCACTTTTAAAGTGGAGGCAGATACAGTGGCCCCTGTAAAGGTATTTACAGGCACGTTCTGTTTGAACAAATTAAGTACATTCAGGTTGACTGCTACCAATCACATTGTCTAATTTGCTTTGGTTCATGTGAGACATCTTTTTAACTTCATAAAAATGATTAGCCATGTAAGACAATAGACAAACCCGCAATTCTTCAAGAGGTTACAAATGAAAAAAGAAAACCACTCAACACAAAGACATTATCTATTAAAACAGAACATGGTAAGTACAAATTCTACAGGCTCTTCCAAAGTAAAAGTGCAACGGAAAACTTACAGCACACTAAAATATTTCAATGATGAAAGTGAGTAACCACATAAATTGCATAATGTAACATTTTTGCATGTATAATCGATATGAAATGACCAATATTAAGATCCTAGCTAAATGTTTTGTGAGATGTATTCTGCCACCCAGTGGCAGACCAGATTCTACAGCTATCAGTCACAAAAAATCTTCAACAAAACTGATCAACAATCAGTCACTAGATTGCTGTGTTGACCATAAATCAATGAAAATAGTGACGCACACTTTGACAATGGTGCATTGGATCTCTGGAGCATAGCTGCCATGTCTATAAGTATCTGTTGTAATAGCCTTTACTGTTCTTAAAGTCTTTAAAACAGAAAAATACTTATAAGGCAGTCAGATATGGCTATAATACACACCACAGGTCTCACACAAGGTGGCCTATCTGTGTAAAATATGGTTTTCTGACCCATTCCGTTTCTGTAACACATGGATATTAGACTTTTGAGACCTCTATCTTTGTCATGGTTGTCTGAAGATATTTGAATCTCCTCTCTATGGCCTGATCTCAAAAGGACCTTCTTCAGTCTCAACCCCTACAAACATCTGGATTTCCCCATGGTTGTCCAGGGCCAGGGGCAGCAGTTGACTATTTAGTTAAGTGTCATCACATGACTGTGATTGTGCACTTTACTATTCCATTAGCTTGCTATATGATGGTAACAGGGTGCTAGGTGGTGTTAATACCATATTTCTCACATCTACTCAGTCCTTGTAGATCTTCGAGAGGAAATAGAGAAGTGCACAGAGGTGAGGCTAAAACTTTGTTTGAAATTGGGTCTTCTGTACCTCAAAGATGCATGACTGTTTGAGAACAGCCCAAAGGAGGCAAACGTTCTAAATCCTATAGTCTTGACAAAACTGTTGGGGGTCTCTGTGTGTTctcatgggagagagagggatctcATAGAGGAGGAATGGGAAGGATGGCATTGTGGGAGTACAGGGTGGAGATCAGAGGAGGCTAGTGGGGTGAGCTGCAGGAGGAAGCGCTTATTGTAAtggttgtttccatgtgtttggtaccattccattgattccattccagccattacattgagcccgtcctcctgtagctcctcccaccagcctcctctggaggAGCTCCAATGGAGATGATAAGAGATGGATCCTCCAGGGGAGAAGCCAACTCAATTCCAGCAGAGGGTCACTGATGGTAGCCAGCAGAAGgtaaaggtcaggggtcagacgtAGATGCCCTCAGGGTTGAGGCCTGAAGACACTGGACTCTGCAGAGCCCGGAGGTCACTGGGGAGGAGGCGGGAGGAGCCCAGCCGTTTCAGCGAgcctggagagaggggggaggaggaagtcATCAAGAAGTCAATGTTAAGTGGtatttttaattttaaaaaattgtaATTCTTACTTTCAGGTTGAGCAGTTAGTGTGTAGATTTGACTGTGGTGTGACAAAAAGTGACATTACTAGCCATATAATGAGCTTTACAAAAACCAAAGATGGTATATTAACTTCCACTAGGGGGTAGTGTTGGATAATAGAACAATGTTTGAAATGTCTGAGCCCAGATTGGGCAAAAACAATCTGATTAGGATGCTTTGTAATATTTGTGTGTACCTGTGTTATTATCCTGGTCATTGGGCTGGGCTGGTAGAACAGTGACCTTGGTGCCAGTCTGATGGATGAACTGCTGAAGGTTCACCTGTCTCAGCTCCCTGGTCAATTGCTCCAACTCCTGCTCCTTCTCCTGCAACAAACAACCAGTCAACAAGTCATTGACTTCCCCTGCAGTTTCTACTGTCACAGTTCCACTTCCCTGTATACTCGGTTTGTCCACTGATGGGGGCCCGTCTGGCCACTCACGGCTAACAAGCAATTTTATAGATTCATACGATGtttaaaatattatatttttcTCTCGTGGAATTGTATTCCTTTACATTTAAGGCTATTTGCAGGTGGAATTGTTGCATTGAGAACCTTTAAAAACAGACAGTTTACGGTAACATACATGTTG from Coregonus clupeaformis isolate EN_2021a unplaced genomic scaffold, ASM2061545v1 scaf0290, whole genome shotgun sequence harbors:
- the LOC121543480 gene encoding zinc finger protein 2 homolog isoform X2; the protein is MDNIIDPASEQGLPLFSLRLLVPPLRLMSAFMWQVVQQRNVMQYGKLEEFVTLVTEMVPELLSSRQRTQLILGLRARLVLELCRSEGTADFLTIQAHLDIIHTLTEKSLHKESHGDELEASDSNFVVLVQTLLEDPSEREHFFKEVFPVHYGPRYDTALQTLVWEFLSRLEELLPVPDLAQTTAWLGAAPSVLEECRQTVFDPEQLKTVMQHHQRHGNLNNSHVSKYTADTILSTLSLPPIVRVVINNEPDNSDNVKPCSDEDECIDNGVEVWEYEDNNEILDGDTDRYLEDLGLSTSEQQEGLSPTETSALVTPGPCDELNLDHSLNVVVNADEPSQVLTCTLSPFSHSEMANLCKDIKINQVEKDSKQVDKKKKVVRKGNKKRVIKKRVIKRRVIKKRVIKQVDKKKGSPAPQNRTHTCECGKVFKKPSLLTLHMGVHTMPYHCGQCPKRYATPGALKKHQLLHTEERPFACEHCDRRYRSAYDLKVHIRSHSGERRHMCIICGKRFTQQCTLVRHMRMHAGEKNYLCSICGKVFLSSGEVRLHTRTHTGENPHTCKHCGKGFKASCHLTVHLRSHTGERPYTCTQCPKSFTTSDSLRTHMYTHTGEKPHQCSECGKTFTQRGNMVNHMRRVHRLFKIL
- the LOC121543480 gene encoding zinc finger protein 2 homolog isoform X1, coding for MDNIIDPASEQGLPLFSLRLLVPPLRLMSAFMWQVVQQRNVMQYGKLEEFVTLVTEMVPELLSSRQRTQLILGLRARLVLELCRSEGTADFLTIQAHLDIIHTLTEKSLHKESHGDELEASDSNFVVLVQTLLEDPSEREHFFKSTSQEVFPVHYGPRYDTALQTLVWEFLSRLEELLPVPDLAQTTAWLGAAPSVLEECRQTVFDPEQLKTVMQHHQRHGNLNNSHVSKYTADTILSTLSLPPIVRVVINNEPDNSDNVKPCSDEDECIDNGVEVWEYEDNNEILDGDTDRYLEDLGLSTSEQQEGLSPTETSALVTPGPCDELNLDHSLNVVVNADEPSQVLTCTLSPFSHSEMANLCKDIKINQVEKDSKQVDKKKKVVRKGNKKRVIKKRVIKRRVIKKRVIKQVDKKKGSPAPQNRTHTCECGKVFKKPSLLTLHMGVHTMPYHCGQCPKRYATPGALKKHQLLHTEERPFACEHCDRRYRSAYDLKVHIRSHSGERRHMCIICGKRFTQQCTLVRHMRMHAGEKNYLCSICGKVFLSSGEVRLHTRTHTGENPHTCKHCGKGFKASCHLTVHLRSHTGERPYTCTQCPKSFTTSDSLRTHMYTHTGEKPHQCSECGKTFTQRGNMVNHMRRVHRLFKIL